Part of the Ictalurus furcatus strain D&B chromosome 28, Billie_1.0, whole genome shotgun sequence genome is shown below.
tgtgtataagtgaatGTCTTCAAATGACTATCAGAAAACTCTTTCCATGTTGCTGCTTTGCTTGTTATTGTATAAGGACTTCCTTGACTTGTTTAAGGCAGAGGTACAGTCAGTGTTTTCAGATGGAGCCCTCTCTCTTCACACACGCAGCTTAAAGTACGGCAAGGTACGTTGGAAAAGAAACCTTACGTAATGCATTAATACACTTTGCATATTCATATTTGCTGTAAGCAGTcacttactgttttttttaaataaaatgttctttatttttttattttttttagtatttttagtGTTTGCGTGTTTTTATGTCTTGCTTAGCTGGGACAGGGGGTACTCGTGCAAGTATCGCCCTCGCTCATCAAGAGACAAAAAACTCATTTCCACAATCTGACATGTGGAGCGTCCATCATACTAGGGAACAACGGCTACGTTTGGATTTACCCCACACCGGGGCACCAAGATGAAGAGGCAGGAGGGTATTACACAAGCCTGGAGGTGAGGAGAATCTTTGTTGTAATTGAGAAGCTGTTTatattgctgtgtgtgttgtgtgtggctTTTTTTGATCAGTTACTGAAATCCTGTGTTCCTTCTTGGTTTGGTTTTCAGCCCGTCCCTCTGTCAGATCGGGAAATCATTTCTAGACTGAGGAACTGTTTACTGGCTCTGGCAGCTCACAAAGTGATGCTGTATGACACCAGCATACTCTACTGCTATGAATCCTCTCTGACACACCAGGTACTATTTGATTATAGGGCTGAGCAATATGACTATAATAATCCATATCATGATAAATTGTAAACTCTTTCAgtagtaaatatttttgtttttatagatgtaaattaagtacatttttcattaggtaattttttttattattattaggtaaATTAGAGAATCGTCAAACCTAGTTTTTCctcgtgttttaaaaaaaaaaatttttttaatgcaacattaTTGTTTTACTTGCATTTTCCCCACATATCCCACTCTTACTACATAACCTGGCTAATGTGCAGTAGGGATAGAACCGAatacgaatacattattcagaataaacagataatgtgttatAAATAGATACAAATATCAGCAGGGGGTGCACTAGTCATTTTGGGAGTTGTTTTGTTCTAATAAATGCGTGCCAGAACGGTTCACAGGGACTATACCCGTGCAACGGGAGAGGGATCCCATGGAACGCAACTAGAGCTGGGCGATATATTGGTATAACATCAATttcatgataaatgattacgtgattcacttttctgagatatcgttgttATGGTgatgcattttttgtttttaataattacaaattaaatggtactgaatggatacCGTAGATTTGACgtaatttaaaatgattttttaaaaagtatcatCCATCTCGTTTtaacaaggttttttttgttttgtttattttactactgttttgcagacagtttgttagctaaattatatatcgtgatgtgtaaaatagaaatgtcttcaagtatcgtgatatgacatttttgtcatatcgcccagccctatacGCAACAAACGAATCACACGAGTGGAAGGTTTTTACGTCGATGGGGACGTGAGGAGGGGCTAGATGTGAAGCTTGCGGGACACAGAAATACCACGGAAATATTATTAACATGAACTAATACAATATAAATGCGGTGCTAAGTGATGCTtttacagcatccttagtaaTTGCCTGGTCAGGAttgcagtggtttaaattaggctacaattttgtttatattttgggaaatagagcTAGCTAAATTTGTTAGGAAATGTTGCAGGCAGgtacaagcaaaaataataaccacatgagcaggatttaaaaaattattaaatctgTAGTTGAAACTACATTATGAACTAgaatgatgtagctgaggttgaggaactgttaAAGCCAGAATTCACACCCCATGTGGAAAAggctggcatttctacctctggttttgttttgtttttttttgttttgttttgttttttttaaatccaggaCTTGTGTATTTGAAGGTGAtgtaaatgtaggggtgtacttacttttcccatgtgactgatctgttttttgttaatttaaagtgtgataattactacaaaatgtccattttatgtgtcatttgatagtgtatcaccttttattaacaggcactgtttcaaagatgatcaaatgtttcggtgtccaaatatgtcaaaaaaccaACGGTtcccatggggtgtacttattttttcacacgactgtatacaaaacaaaacaaaaaccccacacCTTTTGTTTTAGGCCATGCCCACCTCTAACGTACGCTGATTCTCATCGGTTTGTACGATTTTCTTTAACGAGCACCACCTTGTAAAGCTGCTTACCTGTACCTTGTCACCTCTTTTAGAAATTCATAAAACGACTGTCCTTTTGCAGATCAAAGACATCTTGAAACCAGAGATCGTGGATGAAATCGTGATGGAGACACGCCAACGACTTCTTGACCAAGAGGGTTAGAACGCTCGCAGTCAGCATCATGAATATGAGAATACGAGTTCTCACACAAAGATTCGCACCAGTGTTAAGAACAAGTCTTGCCTTTTCATCAttctgattaaaaacaaaaagactccAGGACAACATAAAGTCACCAGTAACACTCTGATGCTCGCCTGTAAAGGAAcgtgttttgtgttgttgtttttttctgttttattgtattttctggTTGTATTAAATCTGTGTCACATCTCTGACATTAATTCTGAGATACAAATCACAGTCTACAAGGTGtttcaaaagtctccatacataggggataTTAACACTTTACTTTatagtggtgtgtgtatatatatagagagagagagaaagagagagactgactaaCTCCGATAACCTTTTAAGTATTAATGTATGGAGATTTGTACAGActgccaaaaaacaaaacaaaaaagcttaaAGGTTTACTCCCACCCAGTCTCTGTCCTCTGCATCTGTAACACATCTGTCACGGACCTGTTTACTTAAAATGTGCTTATAATGAAAGTCTAAGCGCAGGTATGGAACTGtcaataaacatttcaaatatgtGACTAAACGACATGAAGTTTAAAATGGCCACCGTTGTACGTCTTACCAAATATGCATTTGTAGAGTTTTATCTTTAACTTTCCAGCAGTGGAGCAGTACAGTAAGGGTGGGTGATGTCACACACAATATGTAATCACAATACTCGGACGTTTCTATGATGTGCAATAGTTCTGCTAAGAAAGAGTAAAATtgcattaaaaagaaacatctggATTACAATTAGTGAAtgtctacagaaataaaatcaacactaaaacaatcttttttaaattcatattttgaacaaaagctATCATAAAACCATACATATATCAGAAAAATATTACCCTGATATCaacattatattaataaaacactgATAACATCTTTCCCCCGTGAAGAAGGATTCTCATCTCTGAAGGGACGAATTATACAACTTTAGAAATGATGCATCTGAAGAATTCATGAGAACGTTCTACAGAAATGTTCGGTATGTATTAGATGTGTAAAGGATGATTGATGGAATCGaatctttcattcttttctcaATTTAGGCATGTCCCATTTATGTCTGTGGTAATTACACACAATCAATCTCCACCCCaagacatgaatacacatgcCGTAGATGGAGATTAGATCCAATTTACTGAAGTAATAtccagtaataatagtagtattaatatcCTACCAGCAGTAATAGTAAGGGCATAACAGTACTCTATTTCCAAAAGTGTACACTATTATTCTACGTAATATGCTACTAGTGTACAAAAAATACAAGATTTActataaatatgtgaaaatttGAACATTGTTACATAATgttcaatgaaatatttatttctgtagtgAGCTGTTTTGGATGTATAGTCTTATACCAATTTATACGGTCAATCAGGATTAACCTAGACTTGTTCTTGTGCTATATTCTTGAACTGTTTCTCTGCACTGGAAACGGTTTAAactaataaatgaaatgttttcatcAATGGGACATTTTCATGATTTCCTACATTATTATTGGAGTGATAGCAACCTTTAATAATAACCCTACATGTATTAAGGTTTGTTTTAAAACTGTGTACAAATGAAGATGAATTGGCATTTGTTAGATGATGCTTGctgaataaaatattagaaatatgAATGTGTATCTGATTTGAATATAGGCAACAGATTTTAACATAAATACTCATGCTGAGGAAAAATcagtggctctgttatgctgtggggggaatttatttatttcgctggcatggtttgggtccacttgtaCCCTTTAGAGGGAAGTTTcgctgcaaatcaatacaaagttcttctatggctatttctatcctgatgggcgtGGTTTTTTCCAGGGTGACTCCGCCACAGGGCAATAAGGAATCCCAGGATTGCATTAATTCAcgagatgcatttttttttttttcttgtttttttttgtaaaacatcCTTGATAAATTTAAGCACTGAGTATAAAAAGTTTTGTCACTCATTTGGGCCATGTATTGAAAATGACCCATCACTCTTTGAATCGTCACTATGATTGGATTTTGTATGCAATAGTTAGAGCATTAATTTATAGGATTTATATAGTTACATGTGATTTTTATGGcttatttaatttagtttatgTGAGGATTTAATATAGATAGTATAGATGTAAGAACAGCAGATAGCCGCAAGGGGCAGTGTTCACTTCTCCTTGGTTGTAcgactgccctctagtggtaaCAATTCATATATCTCAGTTTATAGATGTTTACGGATGCAGTAAATCCTGTGGTCATTAGATTATTGCATGCtttacacaaaataacaaaCCTTTCAAACAATAATGTCTTagttaatcaaaaaaaaaaggatttgttTTTGCAAAAAATTTCTTCATAGCACACTAGCTGACTAAATAGAGTCGATCATTTACTAAACAACGTATTGTACAAAACATGgcgtttattttgtattataataGTTGGACATTTTGTGGAAGAGATATAGAAACATTAGCTATCTATTCTATGGGTGCATTTTAGTTAAAACCTTTGAGCAAATATCTGACTAGCGACATGTGAAATTTAGAcaaataactgaaataaaatagaaataaatttgTATTTGGTACTTAAATGGAAGTCAAAAAAGCAGAATATCTTGTCAATAATTTATTGCTACTGGGGAAATATTTTACGCTATGATATTTTATGTGGTAAACGATTTTAATCTTTTTGAAGAGTGcaatttgtgtcattttttcattaatttttttaaaaataggtttatttatttgtttttatatatatttctcagggttttctttttcattttgtactgCTGCaattgtgccttttttttttaatgaaaatcctTGGtggcaaaacaaataaacaaacaaaaattctaCTATCTCATAGTATGTTTGCCTCGAacttctggggttgggggttcgaatcccgacTCCCCCctgcgtgtgtggagtttgcatgttcttctcctctgggggttttctccgggtactccggtttcctccccagtccaaagacatgtgttgtaggttgactggcatgtctaaattgtgtGACTGGGTGTATGgaaatggatatatatatatataggaggAGCatgctggcttagtggttagcacgtttgcctcacaccttggggttcgattctcgcCTCCGCCCTGCTTTCGCagagcctgcatgttctccctgtgcttcagggagGCTTCCtgtggtactctggtttcctctcccagtacaaaaacatgcattatagattgactggcatgtccaaatggTCCgcagtatgtgaatgggtgtgtaaatgtgtgtgcgattgtgccctgtgatgtgtatacaccttgtccagggtgtccccctgggataagctccaggctccccgcgaccctgtgtaggataagcggtacagaaaatgtatataaataaacagaattgttatatccatccatcttctataccgcttatcctacagggtcacggggaacctggagcctatcctcaGGCACAAGACGGAgtacactctggacggggtgccaacccatcgcagggcacaatcatatacacacatatacacactcacacacccactcagacactttggacatgttaAGCTGCCTTCCATGCATgtctctttggactgggggaggaaaccggagtacccggtttccttttatatatttacatatatttatatgtatttatatataaataaacaaaacaattctatttattcgttttatttaattctataaagaaaagaagaaaaggaaaggtggggggaaaaaacagaaggagaaaaaaagttttgttggCGGAAGCAACGGACGTCATGACGTCAGACGCAATCCTCCTCAGGAGCCAGCCCACTTTGCGTATGGAAATATGGCGGCCCCTGCTTCGACGACTACTCGATAGACATTTATTCCTCGAAACTTCTTTGGACACGAAGAGATACTGAAAACCATTAGGGGTGTTCGTATCAGGGGTGTGTGCCTTACTGTTGCGGATGGTTTTTCCAGAGAAACAACCTGACAGCGCTCGGACAAACGCGAAAAAAGTCAGGTTGAGTGGCAGAGCTGAAGTGCCTCAGGTCCGGGTGTAACGATATCTGGAGccctggagagagagaaggagagagatagagaaggggagggagggagagagagacggaaagcCTGGACACGGAAGTCGAAGAGAGGAATTTGGCAGCAGATAATAAACccgtgaagtgtgtgtgtgagtgtctgtgtgagtgagtgtgtatatatgtgtgtgaagtgtgtgtgtgtgtgtgtgtaacgtgttgAAAATAAGCTCGGGATGAGTTCAGCCACTCGTTTATTGTGCTCACGACTCGTTTGGAAAACTTGCCAACTAAGTTAACCTGTTGTtgactagctaactagctaactagcgaGTGAAGCTGAGGCGAAGTGCAGCCGAGCGAGGACCTGTTAGCTAGGCGATGCTAAAATACCTTTAACATGAAACTCTAACTTTTCATAGGTGAGTACTACCATGTCAGATTATATCACATTACAGTGCACCAGGTGTTTAATGGTAGAACAGGTAGACactttgaattatttatatataacttgCACAAACGTTTCAGagtaactataataataataataatactatgacATGCACTAATATTAAGTGTCAACTGACCACATTCCTttaatttttaagaaaaaaaaaatcttctgtggatgtatttatatttaattttttaaatgccaaTGTAAAGATATACAGTCTATCTATATCCCCCTAACGCAGAAATACACTATAGTTCTTTAAATTTATGCAATTTTCAGTACGTTTTGTACTGAGAGTAACCAAATCATCGCTGTAATATCCTTTATAATTAACTGTAAATGTTCTCAGGATGAATCTTTTTAAACGTGATTGACAGTAATAATGGTTCTCCGCCAGGTTCTTATACGTGCCTCGTACATTACGAGGCTCCCGGAGGCTTTAGTCGTGTCGTGTTAGTTTGttgatgaattattattatttttattattattggttttCCGAGATGCCGAGGTCGTCGTTCCTAAACGCAGAATGTAGTTGTACGTGCTCGCCTTTGTAAGCGTGTTAGGTTTTTTGGAACGATTCGATTTTCCGATGTACTTTTTACCCGTGTGTGGTGACGTCTAAAAATCAGCACTTCTCGACTACTCGATTCATGACACAAATAACAAAACCGGCGAAGATCCGGGTCGGCCTTGCCACTGTGGTGGGCAGGGAAAAGAGTCACGTTTTGGGATCTGGGATCTGGAGGTCAGACAATCACGAACCACGCTGACGGAGAGCGTGCTCCTTTACGACAAAGTGGCCTTCACGACGGAGAAGCTCCCGTCGAGCAAGTTTCAATCCACCGCTCTGAGATCGGGATCGTAATCGATTGTGATTCCCGGCTCCGGCCTGGCATCCTGCCCTTATGGGGCAGCAGCCAGGGAAGTTTGTTGGCGACCAACGGAGGCCGAGTCTGCCTGCTCTGAACTTCATCAAGAGCGGAGGGAAGAGGGACTCGTCACGCCATGGAACTCAGCCCTGCAACGTGTTTGCAGTTCACGGTAAGGAAGTCGAGTTCAAGttcctgatttttatttattttttggttccTTTTGGCTGTGGAGTTCTGCAGTTTTTGGATGTCGTGCACCAGGAGAATAGGAAGGCAGGGCTTAGATCATCGCTCTTGCATCATTAGTGGTTTTTATCAGAGGATGTAATTCATCTTCGTTGTCAAATTGGAGTCTTGGGAGTACGTTTTGATAAGGATACATTT
Proteins encoded:
- the exosc2 gene encoding exosome complex component RRP4, coding for MAVDMRLPARKQAFLPAIHSSSDSKHLVVPGDVITSDTGFMRGHGTYMDDEKLTASVAGEVERVNKLICVRPLKTRFNGEVGDVVVGRITEVQQKRWKVGTNSRLDSILLLSSVNLPGGELRRRSAEDELTMRDYLQEGDLISAEVQSVFSDGALSLHTRSLKYGKLGQGVLVQVSPSLIKRQKTHFHNLTCGASIILGNNGYVWIYPTPGHQDEEAGGYYTSLEPVPLSDREIISRLRNCLLALAAHKVMLYDTSILYCYESSLTHQIKDILKPEIVDEIVMETRQRLLDQEG